The sequence GATGGCCATGTGTAACCGTATGCCACAGAAACTGAGCGGTATTGCTACCCGCATGAAGAACATGAACCCTGAGATAACAGAGTTTCCTACGGTTGAGGTAGTGGTGGATAACGAGCTGATCAAGCAAGAGATTGAGGATATCCAGAAGAGCATTGCCAAAACACTGCAGGTATATCTGCACAACAACCAGATACAGATAACTGTTCGTGTAGCCGAACAAACGGAACACGTGAAGATACTATCACGACGCGAACAGTTTGAACAGATGGCAGAAAAAAATGCTGCCGTAGCAAAGCTACAGCAGGCATTTGATTTAGAATTGGCTTGAGTCATTCCGACTCAAGCCTTTTTCTTTCTATTAATCTCCAAGCAGTTTCTTAAGCAGCGCCATGCACTCATCGCGATTAACGGGCTTTGAGAGGAAGCCGCAGCATCCAGCCTGTTCGGCAGCTGTACGGTCGCTATCAAAAGCATTGGCCGTAAGGGCTACAACAGGCAGCTCGGGATGCTTCTCCTTAATCTGGCGAGTGGCCTGCAAGCCGTCCATGACAGGCATCTTAATGTCCATCAGTACCAGATCGTAAGCATTGGCATCAACCATCTCAACTGCAATCTGACCGTTCTTGGCACGTTC is a genomic window of Xylanibacter ruminicola 23 containing:
- a CDS encoding response regulator translates to MKKILVAEDNDSNYVLMTYLLKKDFEFERAKNGQIAVEMVDANAYDLVLMDIKMPVMDGLQATRQIKEKHPELPVVALTANAFDSDRTAAEQAGCCGFLSKPVNRDECMALLKKLLGD